A genomic region of Zea mays cultivar B73 chromosome 6, Zm-B73-REFERENCE-NAM-5.0, whole genome shotgun sequence contains the following coding sequences:
- the LOC100277371 gene encoding uncharacterized protein: MDAAAEASTPSSPSKLRDKLRTTVCCCFGVERARWRRRRGAATAAGEFRYDPLSYALNFDEGEDDDAYADPAAAFRYRNFNARLPPSPAAAAAVRTQRPQRATATA, translated from the coding sequence ATGGACGCTGCCGCGGAGGCCTCAACGCCGTCGTCCCCGTCGAAGCTGCGCGACAAGCTGCGGACCACGGTGTGCTGCTGCTTCGGCGTGGAGAGGgctcggtggcggcggcggcggggggcgGCGACGGCCGCGGGCGAGTTCCGCTACGACCCGCTGAGCTACGCGCTCAACTTCGACGAGGGCGAGGACGACGACGCCTACGCGGACCCCGCCGCGGCCTTCCGGTACAGGAACTTCAACGCGCGCCTCCCGCCCTCGCCGGCCGCCGCTGCCGCGGTGAGGACCCAGCGGCCGCAGCGGGCCACGGCCACCGCCTGA